Within the Streptomyces sp. NBC_00353 genome, the region TCGCTGCCGGAGCTGGGCGACAAACAGCGCACCGTCTTCGTCGACCCCTACACCGCCAAGGTCCAGGGCGAACTGACGACCTGGTACGGCTCGACGCCTCTCACCACATGGCTGGACGACCTGCACCGCAATCTGCACCTCGGTGAGACCGGCCGGCTCTACTCGGAGGTCGCCGCGAGCTGGCTCTGGGTGATCGTCGCAGGGGGGCTTGTCCTGTGGCTGGGACGCGCCCGGGGACAGCGCGTCAGGTCGGCGCGCGGCGTTCTGCTGCCCGATCGCTCCGCCCGGGGCGTACGGCGTACTCGCAGTCGGCACGCGGCCACCGGCGTGTGGCTCGCTATCGGCCTGTTCTTCCTCAGCGCCACCGGCCTGACCTGGTCCCACTACGCCGGCGACCACTTCGGGCAGCTGCTGGATGCAGCCAAGGGCCAGGCGCCGGAGCTGGTCACCACGCTGCCCGGCGGGGCCGAGACAACCGAGGGCGAGCACGCGGGGCACGCCGGGCACGGCACGGGCCACGACTCGGCGTCGACGGACCCCGCTGATTTCGACGCAGTCCTCGCTGTGGCGCGCGACGCCGGGCTGGGCGGCCGGGTGGAGTTGACGCCGCCCGAGGACGCGGTGAGCGCCTGGACCGTGGCTCAGGACGATAACCGCTGGCCGGTGCAGTACGACCAGGTGGCCGTCGACCCCGTCAAGGGTGAGGTCACCGCCGAGAGCCGGTGGTCCGACTATCCCGCCCTGGCCAAGCTCAGCAAGCTCGGCGTCCAAGGCCACATGGGCCTGCTCTTCGGCCTCGCCAACCAGATCCTGCTGGCGCTGATCGCGCTCGGTCTGGTCTTCGTCATTGTGTGGGGTTACCGCATGTGGTGGCAGCGGCGCCCCATGCGTGACGACCGTACGGCGGTCTTCGGCAAGGCTCCGGCACGGGGGACGTGGCGGCAGCTGCCCCTGCCGGTGCTGATCATCGGCGTTCCGGCCGTCGTCGCCCTCGGCTGGGCACTGCCCGTTCTGGGGATCACGCTGATCGGGTTCCTCGTCCTGGACGTGACAGCCGGGCTCGTCCGGCGAGGCCGCGCCGCGTAGCGCCGAAGCCGGGAAGGCCTCATCTGACTCCGGCTCGGCACGCATTGTGCCGGGCCGGAGTCAGATGCCTGCGGCCGGCCCCGCATGATCCTGGGCCCCTACTACGAGTAGCTCGGCTTCACGGTCCTACGGCCGGGGCCCCAGCAACTGGCCAACCGCCGGCCCACGCACTCCCCCACGCCCCGCATCCGGCAGACCGACCCGCTCCTCCACCACCATGCGCTCCCCCGCCACCGAACCGGCCTACGCGTGGCCGGCCTCGCCCCCGGACAAGCCACAGGGAGCAGAAACACCCGTTTCCACGACAGTCAGGCACTCGGGGATGTACCGGCCCACGACAGCGACAGCCACGCCTGACATCACCCACATGTCAGTGGCATCCGCGTCACCCACTCACACCGCCAGCACGAACCCATCAATTTGACGCACCGTCACTGGCGCCACCCCGCTGACACCAGCGGGCGCATCGCAGCCGGTCGCGGTCGGCGCCGGTGCTGCCACTTGCCTTGTGGGCGGCTTTACCCGCAGTACCGTCCGGCATCTGTCATGCGGCGGTCATGCCGCCGTCGATGGCGAGTGCGGCTCCGGTGATGAACGTCGCTTCGTCGCTGAGGAGGAAGGCCACGAACGCCGCGATCTCGTCCGGCTGGGCGATCCGCCCGATCGGGTGCAACGCTCCGGCCACGCGGACGGCCTCTTCCGGCGGCAGGCCCATGTTGTTGCGGAGCAGGGGGGTGTCGACGCCGCCGGTGACGAGCGCGTTGATACGTACGCCGGTAGCGGCCACGTCGAGGGCGGCCGACCGTGTGAGTCCGACGACGCCGTGCTTGGCGGCGCTGTAGGAGGCCATGCCGGGGGCTCCGGTGATTGCGAGGTTGGAGGCGTTGTTCACAATCGCGCCGCCGCCGGATGCTTGCAGCACTGGCAGCTGGTACTTCAGGCTGAAGAAGACACTGCTGAGGTTGAGCGCCAGGTCGGCGTTCCAGGCCGTGCTGTCGATGTCGGTGAGCGGGCCGACGGCGGTGGCCGCGCCGACGTTGTTGAAGGCCCCGTCGAGGCGTCCGTGCCTGTCGACGACCTGCTGGACCAAGTCCGCGACCTCGGCCTCGGCTGTCACGTCGGTGGGTACGAAGACGGCGTCTGCTCCACCGGCGCGCAGTTCGGCGGCCAGCGCGTCGCCGGCCTCCTTGCCACGGGCCGCGAGGACGACCTTTGCGCCCTCGGCGGCGATTCGCCCGGCGGCGGCCCGGCCCATGCCGGAGGTGGCGCCTGTGATGAGGACGACCTTGTTGGTGAAACGTGCTGGCATTGCTGACTACTCCTGTTTTTCTTGGAGTTGGGTGGGATTCAGAAGGTGACGACGAGGCGGCCGCGGACGCCGCCGGCCGCCATCCGGCGGTGCGCGTCACCGGCCTCAACAGGGGAATAGGTCTGCGCGACCCGTGGGATGAGGACGGCCGTCTCGGCGAGTTCCCGGATCTGGTTCAGTTTGTCCGTGCGTCCGAAGTAGTCGGGGACAAACGTCGTCCGCACGGTGATCCTGCCGCTGTTCTCGAGCTCGTAGCCGCCGGGTTCCTCGGCACTGCGGAAGCGGACGAAGGTGCCGCCGTCGCGGACGGTTTCGGACAGTCGTTGACCGAGCAGCGCGACATCGGCGACCGCGTCCACGCCGTCGGGATACCGGGCGCGGAGATGTTCGGCGACGTTGGGTCCTCTGGCCACGATCTCGTCCGCGCCGAATCCGCGGACCAGTTCCTCATCGGCGGGTGCTGCATCGGCTATCACGGTGAGTCCCGCGTGCTTGGCCAGCTGCACCAGATAGCTACCGAGCGTCCCGGCAGCCCCGACGACGGCGAGGACCGATCCCGCCGGGAGGGCCAGCAGGTCGAGCGTCCGCAGTGCGGTGAGTCCGTTCATGGGCAGGGTTGCCGCACTCGCGTGGTCAAAGCCCGCTGGTGCACGAACCACCCAACTGGCCGGCAGTACCCTGTACTCGGCGTAGCCGCCGGCGGCAGTCCCCAGGGGCATGAGCATCGCCATGACCGGGTCGCCCACGCGAAGTTCGGTCCCGGTCGCCGGGCCGACCTCGTCGACCACGCCCGCGATGTCCATCCCGGGAACATACGGGCCCGGAAACTCCCGGAGTCTTTCCGCATGCGCACCTGCTCGCAGCAGTGCGTCCGCCGGATTCACCGCGGCTGCGTGAACGCGCACACGGACCTCACCGGGCCCGGGGTGCGGATCCGGTAGATCGACAACCTGCAGTACGTCCGGTTCGCCGAACTCGTACAGTCCAACGGCTTGCACGTCACGACCCCTAGAGCAGTAACCAATGAATACCTTGTACGTCTTCCGTACCTGGTATCGAGTCTCGCGAACCACACGAAAAGCGACAAGAGGGCACTTCGAAGTGCGCAGGTATCCCGGGGGGAACCACCCCGAGCGAGGTCCGGCGTGACGCGTACCTGGTTCCCCGGCGGTACCCGGTTTCGCTCGTATACTTACTGCTATGACGCAGTCGCTCACGGATCCCGGCGACACAGACCCCGCTCTGTGCGAACAAGGACGCGACCTCATCCGCGACGTGCTGGAACGGATCGGCGACAAGTGGTCCGTAGTCGTGATCTGCAAGCTCGCCGACACCACACGTGGGTTCAACGAACTGCGCCGCCTCAGCAGTCCCATCACCCAGCGGATGCTCAGCGCCACATTGCGCAGGCTGGAGCGCGACGGGCTCGTAACGAGGACCGTCCACAACACCAAGCCCCCACGCGTCGACTACGCCCTCACCCCGCGCGGGCTCAGCTTGCTGAAAATTGTCCAAGCTCTGGCCAGGTGGGCAGAGGACAACGCCGACGGAATCCTGGACTCAAGGACGATCTTCGACGCCGAACAGTTGTGACGGCCTGTCGGAACGAACCCACCGGTGCTCCCAGGGCGTGTTCGTGGTGCCGGCCGGTGGTGGGCTGGGCCAGGTCGCCAGTACCCAGATGGTGTGGTGGCGAGGTTCAGGTCGGTGCAGATCTCTTCGAGGACGCACTGGTTGTACAGCTCGGACAGCGCGACGGTGTACTCAAGCAGGGTGCGGGTGCGGAGCGTGCGCGCGTGCCCCACTGGCCGTCGGTGCGGCGGACCTTGACCGACAAAACGAGATGGTCACGGAGCAGCGGCTGGCCGTCGCGGGACTCGTTGTCTCGTCTCACTCAATCGAGTCGTTTCCTCAACGAACCGAGTCGTTCGGGCTCTGTCTCATCGAACCTGGGCGCGCCACGCCGCCCTGGCGCGGCTCACGTCCCACCCCGCGCATGGGAGGGATCCCATGGCTCTCGACCGTCGAATCGGCCAAGGTGCAGTAGTGAGCACTGAAGAGAGTCCCGTCGAACACGACGACCGGTGGGTCCTAAGCCTTCGCGGGATGAGCGTGACCAAGATCAGTGTGGACTTCAGGCTCGTGCTGGTCGTCGGCTCGGACTGGGAAATCGCATTGGAAGCGCCAGTCAGGCTCTCGTACGGGACAGTGCATGCCAGCCCGTCCGTACTCCTGAATCCGCAGTCACAGGACGTGGCCGCGGCCCTTGCTCTCTTCGGAGCGAGTGTCCTGTCGGTGGTCGCGTTCAAGTCCGGCACCCTGCGTCTCGTTTTCGACACAGGCCACCACCTGACTTGCTCATCCGATCCGTCTTTCGAAGCGTGGCAGGTCACGGGCCCACCCGTCGTCGGGCAACGACCTACGCGAAATGCCTGCTTCGACGAAGCCGTCGACGCCGGTGAGCGGGCTGCGGCGATGCCGGCCGAGGCAGGTGACGTCCGCTTCGGTCCTGTCCAGCGACAGGTGGCCGGGGCGGCTGCGGTACGGGTTCGACGGGAACCACTCCATGAACACATCCCGCCACAGGCCCTGTATCGCATGCGGTCGCATGCCGGCGTCCGGCCGTCGTTCGGCGGAGCGGGCACCGGAGCAGTGCCAAAAGCCGCCATTCGGATCACCGCTGAGGGTCCTTCCGGTGATTGCGGCACGTCTCGCGCACACTGCACGTCCTGCGGCGGGTATGCCGTCTCCGCAGAAGGCGGCCCAGCGATCCAGTCAGGAGATCAGCCATGTATGCAGTGGTTCGGCGGTACGAAGGGGTGACCGATCCGGCCGAGGCGGGGCGCCAGGTGAACGAGGGGTTCCTGCCGCTCCTCCGCCAGGTCCAAGGTTTCGTGGCCTATTACTGGGTCGATGCCGGGGGCGGGGTGATGGTCTCGACGAGTGTCTTCCAGGACCCGTCCGGCGCCGAGGAGTCGACCGATCGGGCGGCGGATTTCGTACGGGACCGCCTCGCCTCCCTGCTCCCCAGCCCTCCCCAGGTCACGGCCGGCGAGGTCGTGGCTCATTCGTAACGGCCTGCCGGAAAGTGGAACGGCCGTGACACCGCGAACCGCGCAGGTCGCCGCGTACGAGCAGCTGCGCCCAGCACAGCCTGCCCACGCTGCCTTCTGCTCGGCCACTCCGCCGCTGCGGTTCGGTGAAACGCCGCCCGACGGCCCGGATGCCGGCAGTCCGCCGGTCGTACCTTCAGCGCCCCCCGCGGTCGAGGGCGGCAACCTCGCGTACGGCCTCGGCGATGGCCTGGAAGTCCTTCTTGAGGATCGCACCGTAGTTGCTGGCGACCTTCGCGCCGATCTGGATGTTCGGGTGGTGGGCGGTCACCGCATCGAGGCTGGTGCGTATCCGTTCCTGCTCATCACCGCGGCTCCCCAAGGACGTCCCCGAAGCGACCACATACCGCACTGGGACGGTGATGTTGTCCAGCACGGGGCCCAGCTCACGCTCGCGGGAGAGTTAGCCGAGCTCGATGTTGCTGTTCGGCGGTCATCCGCGGGGCCAGGCCCGTCGGGCGCAGCAGCGGCAGGAACCAGCTCATCCGCCGGAACAGCTTCCGGATCCGCTGCTCCATGGCCTCGTCGAGCCAGTCGTACGGGAACGCGCCAGGACCGCGCCCAGGGCACGCTCCGGATTCCGGCCGGCCCAGTGCGCCCCGACGAACACCCCGTAGGACCAGCCCACTAGCAGCGCCCGGTCCACGCCCCTGGCCGCGAGAACGGCATCGACGTCCCGGACGGCTGCCTCGAAGGAATAGTCCGCCGAACGCTTCGATTTGCCGCGGGCCCGCTCGTCGTAGGTGATGTGCCGCCGCCCTGTCCCCAGTTCAGTGATGCCCCGCCGCCAGTACCCCTGAGTAGCAGTACCCCTGAGTAGCGAACTGGCCGTTGAGTTGAAGTGCTCTCCTGGCTGAAGCCGGGAGATTCCTGCTTACCTTGCGGCAGCGGGCTTGACGCGCTTCGCGCGCCTGACGACTGCCCTCCCGGCAGCCGGGATGAGCGCGAGGCCCATGCGGTACAGGTGCAAGATGTTCCGGGCTGCGTTGTGGTCGGCGTTGCCCGACCAGCCGCAGTCCGGGTTCTTGCACACGAACACGGCCTGGTCCTCCCGGTTGCCGGGCGTGGTGAAGCCGCACGCTGAGCAGCGTTGGGAGGTGCCGGGGGCGGGGACCTTGTGCAGGGTGCCGCCGAGCTGGGCGGACTTGTACGTCAGCATGGTGACCGTCCGGCCCCATGCCTCCCCGCTGATGGAGCGGTTCAGCCCAGACTTCTGGGCAACGTTCCTCCCCGGCTCCTCGATGGTTCCCCTGGCCGACTTGACCATGTTCGTGATGGTGAGTGCTTCGACCACTACGGTGCCGTACCGCTTAGCGATGACGGTGGTCGTCTGGTGCTGCCAGTCCAGGGCCCGGCGCTTGGCTTTCGCGCGCAGTCCTGCGATCTGGTCGTAGGTGCGGTGCAGCCGGCGGCTGGTGCGCTCGCCGGGCTTGCGGTGCCGCTTACGCTGCGCGGCGCGCTGCTCCAGGTGCAGAAGCCTGGCCTTCTCCTTGCCGGTCAGCCATTCGCCGTGCTCGTACGTTTCGCCGTCCGAGAGGGCCAGCGGCACGGTGACACCCACGTCGATGCCGACGTCCGGCCCCCGGTGAGGCTCGGGCCTGACCTCCAAGGTCTGAACACGGAAGGCGATGTGCCAGCCGAGCGCGTCCTTGACCAGCCGTGCCCCGGTGATCCGGTTCTCCGCGCCTGCACGCTTGCCGACCGGAAGGTCTCGGGTCCACCGGAAGCGGACCCGGCCCACCTTGGGAATGCTGACCACGCCCCAGCGGCGGTGCACACGGACGACGTTCAGGTCCCGGCCCTGCGGGATGTCCACCGACATCACCGTGCGGAAGCGGCCCTTGAAGTTCGGGGCGTCGGCGCGACCCTCCCAGCAGTTCTTCCACGCCTGGAAGTACGTCTTCAGCACGGCCTGCGCGGCCTGGGCCGGCAGCACGGCGAGGAAGTCAATGTCCTTACGTGCCTGACGGATCGCTTCATCCGCGTTCGCGAGCGTCCGCCTCTCCTTCGGCATCATCCGCCACCACGCGTGGAGAAGATTCCACATCGTGCGGGCCGCGTGCGCCTGATCATCCGCCGTGCGAATCCCAGCAGGAGACAGCGAAAGCCGGGCACGGTGCCCGAACTGCCGCTTTACCAGGGTGCCTTGACTCACAACCGAGAGCATAGCATTGGTCTATGTCACCGCGCTGGAAACCCAATCCCGACGTACGCACCGGACGTCACGTCGTCTACAACCTGCACGTTCACTTGGTTTTTCTCACGAAGTACCGGCAGAAGGCGTTCACCGACGCCATGCTGACCCGCACCGAAGAGATCATGCGGGAGGTCTGCGCCGACTTCGAGGCCGAGCTTAAACAGTTCAACGGCGAACAGGACCACGTCCACCTGCTCGTGCACTACCCGCCCAAGGTCCAGCTCTCCAAGCTGGTCAACTCCCTCAAAGGCGTCAGCTCCCGCAGGCTCCGCCAGGAGTACGACAGCCACGTCCGCCGGTACCTGTGGGGCGGACACTTCTGGTCCGGCTCCTACTTCGCAGGATCATGCGACGGGGCACCCCTGACCGTCGTAAAGCAGTACATCGAAAACCAGCAGCGTCCCGTCTGACCGCCACCCCGTCCTTTCCCTCCGGCCGGCACACCCCCTTCTCGTCGCGGTGGATCCAGGCATTCCGCAGCACCTGCACCGCTTCGATCTTGCGCAGCCGGTCCGGAGCCGTGGGGGCGTAGGCTGCCTCCAGCAGGACGAATCCGTCCCGCCCGACCTGCTCTGACCACTGTTCACGGACCTCTTCGCCCTTGGGGAAGCGGTAGTTGTCCACGCGCGGCCCGTAGCGCTCAGCCCACTCGGCTGTGACCAGGCCGGACAGCCATGCCTGGGCCGCGACCGCCACCACCTCCAGTGCGGCTCGCAGCGTCTCACCGACGAACTCCATCCGGTTCAGCGTCCGCACCGCCACGAACACATGCGTGGAATCGGTCCGCTGCCGGCCACCGGCCTTCAGCAGGTCCAGCCCGCGCAGGCGTTCCAGCACCACCTCCAGCGTCGCCTGTTCCAGTCCGTGCTCGATGAGACGGGAACGGAACAGGCTCAGTACGGAAGCTCCGAACCCGGGACCGTACAGCTCCAGGCCGAGCAGGAACTTCCAATCCATCCGGGCCCGCACCTGGTCAGCGGCCTGCCGGTCGGTCAGCCCCTCCGCGCAGTGCAACACCGACACCAAGGCCAACGCCCCCGGCGAGACAGCCGGACGTCCCCGGACGGCGAACGCCCTGGCGAACGCCTCGTCCTCACACAGCGGGCCCAACGCCTCCCGGATCCGCACCGGCAGCGTTCCCTTCGGGAACGCTGCCCGCACCACCCGGGCCGTCGGCTCCGGCACCCCCTGATCAGCCCGTGGCTCCAGCGACATCTCTCTCGGCCCTCCCACTCAAGACCACAACAATCGTGGAGAACCGACGATCCAGCCCTGCCCGAATCACGCATCCCTCAGCAGAGTCCTGAGGGCCGGAGCACTGGCCAAGATCAGGGGCCGTATCGTCAACCGGCACTATGCCGGTCCACTTCGAACTGGTCGAGGAAGTGCTGTCTTCGTCATGTGTTCCCCCTGGTCGTGTGAGAGCGTCTTGTACGGCTTCTCCAGGCCCCGTACGTGGATTGCGGGCACCTTGGGACAAACGGCCGTGTTCTCGGCGACGACCGAGGGTTCTCGATCGCGGTGGGCCCTGCCGGATCGTCCTGGTTCTGCTTCTTCAGAGGCTGCGGGCGGTGATGTCGCCGCGGGAGGTGGTGGCGCGGATGTCGAGTTCGGTGGTGCCATCGTTCTTGAGGGCGTTGCTGACGCGGCCGTAGTCGGTGCCGGCGTCCAGGGCGGCCGAGACGCCGGCGGCGGCGGCGACCGAAATGTTGCCGGACCGGGTGCGGAGCACGACCGTGCCGCGTACGGCCTCGGTGATCCGGATGTCGCCCCTTGCGGTGCTGATCTCCGCGGGGCCGCCCAGCCGGCCGATCTCGACGTCGCCGTCGATCGCGGTGAGGTGGACGCTCGCGGCCTCGTCGATCTTGATCTGGCGGTACGCGCCTTCGAAGGCGATGTCGCCGAGGCGTCCGACGCCGCGGAGCTCGGCGCCGGCGGTCTTGACCTCGATGCGGGAGCCGGCGGGCAGCTGGACGGTGATCTCCAGGGATCCGGAGGGGCCGAAGAGCTGGTTGTCGGGGGTCGGGGCCGTGATCCGCAGGACGCCGTCGGCGTAGGCGACGGCTGTCTGCTCGGCGGTCTTGGTGTCGCGGCTCTTGGAGGGGGTGGCGGGCAGGACCTCGACGGTGGTGTCGGCGCGGTCTGCGGCGATGAACTGGATGCGTCCGGCGGGGATGTCCAGGACGGCGGAGATCGGGGCGGGGGTGTCGAACTTCTGCATCGTGTTCTCCCGTGCTCGCTCGTTGTTTCTGACACTGGAAACGCTACGTTGCTTTCAAGAATCCGACAACGTACCTGTTGCATAGAATTGACATTCACGCAGGTGGATACCGGGAAACTGTTGCAACGACCTTGAGGGTAACGCAACGACGATTGCCCTGATCATTGCAATGGATGAGAAGTGAACGCTATAGTGGGGGGTCAGGGACCGCCACGGAGGATCACCAAGGAGATCGCGATGCCGGGAGGCAGACTCACCCAGCAGGAACGCCAGCAGATCGCGCTGGGGCTGGCCGACAGCCTCCCCTACGCCGAGATCGCCCGGCGCCTCGACCGTCCGACCTCGACGATCACGCGTGAGGTGATGCGCAACGGCGGCCCCACCGCCTACCGCGCCGACCTGGCCCACCGCGCCACCGAACGCCGCGCCCACCGGCGCAGGCCCGCCTCCTCCCGGGGTCCGGAGTCAGTCCCCCAGGCGCACGGGCGCGACGCCGAGGCCGTGGCCGAGTACGAGGAGACGTTCACCACCGTCCTCATGGCTTCGGGCCTGTCGAAGATGGCGGCCCGGGTGCTGACCTGCCTGTTCACCACCGACGCGGGCAGCCTCACCGCGTCCCAGCTCGCCCAGCGCCTCCAGGTCAGCCCGGCGTCCATCTCCAAAGCGATCGCCTTCCTGGAGAGCCAGAGCCTCGTCCGCCGAGAACGCGACGAACGCCGCCGCGACCGCTACGTCGTCGACGACGAACTCTTCTACCAGGCGACGATCGCCAGCGCCCGGGCCAACGACCAGCTCGTCGAAACCGCACGCCAAGGCGTCGCCGTCCTCGGCCCCCACACCCCCGCCGCCACCCGCCTGGAGAACATCGCCCGCTTCCTCGACTTCATCAGCGAAAGCATCACCCGCGCCGCCGAACAGGCCCGCGAAGTCCTCCACACCAGACCCGCAACAACCTCGAACGACACCGCCCAGCCAAGTCCGGACCACGGATAGACAGCCGTCTCGATCGTCACAGCGACGAGACGAAGCCGGCTGCGTCCTCGGGCAATCATTGGGTTCCACCACGGCGGCCGTCCGCGACAGCGCGCGGTTTCGATGTGGCGGGACGTCAGATGGGCTTCAGCTGCGTGCGCAGGAGACAGAACTCGTTGCCCTCGGGGTCGGCAGGACATCGGCTTCCTCGGCACCGCGAGCGTCTCTCCTGCAGTACCTGCGCCGTCGCATCCACCACCCGGGTGCGGTACGAAGTCCGGTGTGAACGATCAGACTCAGCGCGCGACCGTTCGCGTGTTCATCGCCCTCGCCCCGCCCGACCACGCGAAAGAAGAACTAGCCCGGGAGCTGCGCCCCGCCTATGACACACACCCTCACATGCGGTGGAACCGCATCGAGGACTGGCACATCACCCTGGCGTTTCTCGGGGAGCTGCCGGCCGAGACAGTTCCGCTCCTGCGACCGCCTCTCGCCAGCCTTGCAGCGGACCACCAACCACCCTGTTTGGCACTGCGCGGCAGCGGAACCTTCGACGACCGGGTGCTGTGGAGCGGAATCGACGGAGACCTCGATGAGCTGCAGCTGCTCGCCGCCGATGTGCGTACCGCCGTCAAGAACTGCGGGGTCGTCTTCGAGGATCGGCCCCTGCGCCCTCATCTGACGTTGGCCCGTGCCCGCCGAGGAGATCGATCCTCGGCGGGAGAAATCGCCGAGGGGTTCGCCGGCTTCACCGGACGCCGATGGCCCGCCGAGCGTCTGCACCTGGTCGGCAGCAACGTCGGCCGTAGCCGCGGACCGATCCACTACCGCGACATCGAGGCTTGGACCTTCGGCAACGGGAACTCCACCGGGTGTTGAACGAAGCAACGGCGACCTGAGGAAACGTGATCACCTCGGGGGCCCTCCGAGAACGCGCGCATCAGGCCCTGGGTGATCACAGCACCGTGGCGGCGTGGGCCCGGCAGGCGGCAAAGAACGCGGACGGGGCGGCGTACGCCGACGCGGTGCCGGAGTACGCCGCCCTGGAGTGGGACGGAGCTGGGGGCCGTGGCCCGCAAGGCTGCTGCCCGGTCCTGCTCCCGCTACTTCGGGTCGCGGTTGAACAGCGACTTGCACCAGAAGTAGCCGAGCACGGCCAGCCCCAGGCACCAGACCATGGTGATCCACCCGTTGTTGCCGATCTCGGTGCCGAGGAGCAGTCCGCGCAGGGTCTCGATGGCCGGGGTGAACGGCTGGTACTCGGCGATCGGCTGGAACCATCCCGGCATCGCGT harbors:
- a CDS encoding PepSY-associated TM helix domain-containing protein, whose amino-acid sequence is MSSTQEQAPRDDRGEAVTAVVEAAGPTGPSPAAEAGASQPGRSWRGVRALLVRLHFYAGVFVAPFLLVAALTGLAYTFTPQLDQLVYGDQLRVEQVGNGPRPLTEQIAAARDAHPEGTLASVITPPGPEDTTRVVLSLPELGDKQRTVFVDPYTAKVQGELTTWYGSTPLTTWLDDLHRNLHLGETGRLYSEVAASWLWVIVAGGLVLWLGRARGQRVRSARGVLLPDRSARGVRRTRSRHAATGVWLAIGLFFLSATGLTWSHYAGDHFGQLLDAAKGQAPELVTTLPGGAETTEGEHAGHAGHGTGHDSASTDPADFDAVLAVARDAGLGGRVELTPPEDAVSAWTVAQDDNRWPVQYDQVAVDPVKGEVTAESRWSDYPALAKLSKLGVQGHMGLLFGLANQILLALIALGLVFVIVWGYRMWWQRRPMRDDRTAVFGKAPARGTWRQLPLPVLIIGVPAVVALGWALPVLGITLIGFLVLDVTAGLVRRGRAA
- a CDS encoding SDR family oxidoreductase, giving the protein MPARFTNKVVLITGATSGMGRAAAGRIAAEGAKVVLAARGKEAGDALAAELRAGGADAVFVPTDVTAEAEVADLVQQVVDRHGRLDGAFNNVGAATAVGPLTDIDSTAWNADLALNLSSVFFSLKYQLPVLQASGGGAIVNNASNLAITGAPGMASYSAAKHGVVGLTRSAALDVAATGVRINALVTGGVDTPLLRNNMGLPPEEAVRVAGALHPIGRIAQPDEIAAFVAFLLSDEATFITGAALAIDGGMTAA
- a CDS encoding NADP-dependent oxidoreductase, with the translated sequence MQAVGLYEFGEPDVLQVVDLPDPHPGPGEVRVRVHAAAVNPADALLRAGAHAERLREFPGPYVPGMDIAGVVDEVGPATGTELRVGDPVMAMLMPLGTAAGGYAEYRVLPASWVVRAPAGFDHASAATLPMNGLTALRTLDLLALPAGSVLAVVGAAGTLGSYLVQLAKHAGLTVIADAAPADEELVRGFGADEIVARGPNVAEHLRARYPDGVDAVADVALLGQRLSETVRDGGTFVRFRSAEEPGGYELENSGRITVRTTFVPDYFGRTDKLNQIRELAETAVLIPRVAQTYSPVEAGDAHRRMAAGGVRGRLVVTF
- a CDS encoding winged helix-turn-helix transcriptional regulator, with protein sequence MTQSLTDPGDTDPALCEQGRDLIRDVLERIGDKWSVVVICKLADTTRGFNELRRLSSPITQRMLSATLRRLERDGLVTRTVHNTKPPRVDYALTPRGLSLLKIVQALARWAEDNADGILDSRTIFDAEQL
- a CDS encoding alpha/beta fold hydrolase, which gives rise to MSRLQPGEHFNSTASSLLRGTATQGYWRRGITELGTGRRHITYDERARGKSKRSADYSFEAAVRDVDAVLAARGVDRALLVGWSYGVFVGAHWAGRNPERALGAVLARSRTTGSTRPWSSGSGSCSGG
- a CDS encoding RNA-guided endonuclease InsQ/TnpB family protein: MSQGTLVKRQFGHRARLSLSPAGIRTADDQAHAARTMWNLLHAWWRMMPKERRTLANADEAIRQARKDIDFLAVLPAQAAQAVLKTYFQAWKNCWEGRADAPNFKGRFRTVMSVDIPQGRDLNVVRVHRRWGVVSIPKVGRVRFRWTRDLPVGKRAGAENRITGARLVKDALGWHIAFRVQTLEVRPEPHRGPDVGIDVGVTVPLALSDGETYEHGEWLTGKEKARLLHLEQRAAQRKRHRKPGERTSRRLHRTYDQIAGLRAKAKRRALDWQHQTTTVIAKRYGTVVVEALTITNMVKSARGTIEEPGRNVAQKSGLNRSISGEAWGRTVTMLTYKSAQLGGTLHKVPAPGTSQRCSACGFTTPGNREDQAVFVCKNPDCGWSGNADHNAARNILHLYRMGLALIPAAGRAVVRRAKRVKPAAAR
- the tnpA gene encoding IS200/IS605 family transposase; protein product: MSPRWKPNPDVRTGRHVVYNLHVHLVFLTKYRQKAFTDAMLTRTEEIMREVCADFEAELKQFNGEQDHVHLLVHYPPKVQLSKLVNSLKGVSSRRLRQEYDSHVRRYLWGGHFWSGSYFAGSCDGAPLTVVKQYIENQQRPV
- a CDS encoding DUF4097 family beta strand repeat-containing protein is translated as MQKFDTPAPISAVLDIPAGRIQFIAADRADTTVEVLPATPSKSRDTKTAEQTAVAYADGVLRITAPTPDNQLFGPSGSLEITVQLPAGSRIEVKTAGAELRGVGRLGDIAFEGAYRQIKIDEAASVHLTAIDGDVEIGRLGGPAEISTARGDIRITEAVRGTVVLRTRSGNISVAAAAGVSAALDAGTDYGRVSNALKNDGTTELDIRATTSRGDITARSL
- a CDS encoding helix-turn-helix domain-containing protein; protein product: MPGGRLTQQERQQIALGLADSLPYAEIARRLDRPTSTITREVMRNGGPTAYRADLAHRATERRAHRRRPASSRGPESVPQAHGRDAEAVAEYEETFTTVLMASGLSKMAARVLTCLFTTDAGSLTASQLAQRLQVSPASISKAIAFLESQSLVRRERDERRRDRYVVDDELFYQATIASARANDQLVETARQGVAVLGPHTPAATRLENIARFLDFISESITRAAEQAREVLHTRPATTSNDTAQPSPDHG
- the thpR gene encoding RNA 2',3'-cyclic phosphodiesterase, with the translated sequence MNDQTQRATVRVFIALAPPDHAKEELARELRPAYDTHPHMRWNRIEDWHITLAFLGELPAETVPLLRPPLASLAADHQPPCLALRGSGTFDDRVLWSGIDGDLDELQLLAADVRTAVKNCGVVFEDRPLRPHLTLARARRGDRSSAGEIAEGFAGFTGRRWPAERLHLVGSNVGRSRGPIHYRDIEAWTFGNGNSTGC